A genomic region of uncultured Paludibaculum sp. contains the following coding sequences:
- a CDS encoding TldD/PmbA family protein, producing the protein MLTKEQAKKLIEKALSFSTFPECNINVNSSESASIRFALNGITTSGYTIEQSMQVSSSKDGQSGSTSIDEFDDASIREAVKRTEQLALIAPPNPERVPPLGPQKYAAYENFAESTAKARNDVMIPHVKSIIDGAKAKGLVAAGFFEREASSAATGTKQGNFGFGRQTDASLSTTVRTPDGSSSGWASQPAVRIEQIDGAAISKTAIDKCMRWKNPKRLDPGKYTVVLEPTAVGDLIQLLGFNFQARSAEEGRSFLSKPGGGTLVGEKLFPESISLRTDPFNPLYSGLPWSGGGLPSAPMTWIDKGVVKNLFYDRYWADKAGKPATPFPFQMVLEGGDKTLAELIASVERGLLVTRFWYIRNLNPKTVQFTGLTRDGLFLIEKGQVTAPVVNFRFNESPVRLLQNTLAMGKPVRVRGGEGQGMIAPPLLVKDFPFTSISDAV; encoded by the coding sequence ATGCTGACGAAAGAACAGGCAAAGAAGCTCATCGAGAAGGCGCTGTCGTTTTCCACGTTCCCGGAATGCAACATCAACGTGAACAGCTCTGAGAGCGCGTCGATTCGATTCGCGCTAAACGGCATCACGACCTCGGGCTACACCATCGAGCAGTCGATGCAGGTCTCTTCGTCGAAGGACGGCCAGAGCGGCTCCACGTCCATCGACGAGTTCGATGACGCCTCCATTCGTGAGGCGGTGAAACGGACTGAGCAACTGGCTCTGATCGCGCCGCCGAATCCCGAGCGGGTGCCGCCGCTGGGCCCGCAGAAGTATGCCGCGTATGAGAACTTTGCCGAGTCGACGGCCAAGGCCCGGAACGATGTGATGATCCCGCATGTGAAGTCGATCATCGATGGGGCCAAGGCCAAGGGGTTGGTCGCGGCGGGATTTTTTGAGAGGGAAGCCAGCTCCGCGGCCACGGGCACAAAGCAGGGCAACTTCGGCTTCGGGCGGCAGACGGACGCGAGCCTTTCTACGACCGTGCGCACGCCGGATGGATCGAGTTCGGGTTGGGCGTCGCAGCCCGCGGTGCGGATCGAGCAGATCGATGGAGCCGCGATCAGCAAGACAGCCATCGACAAGTGCATGCGGTGGAAGAATCCGAAGCGCCTGGATCCCGGCAAATACACAGTGGTTCTGGAGCCGACGGCCGTGGGCGACCTGATTCAGTTGCTGGGGTTCAATTTCCAGGCGCGCTCGGCCGAGGAAGGGCGCAGCTTCCTCAGCAAACCGGGCGGCGGCACGCTGGTGGGTGAGAAACTGTTCCCGGAATCGATCTCGCTACGGACCGACCCGTTCAATCCGCTCTATTCCGGGCTCCCGTGGAGCGGCGGCGGACTGCCCTCGGCGCCGATGACCTGGATCGACAAGGGCGTCGTGAAGAACCTGTTCTACGACCGTTACTGGGCCGACAAAGCGGGGAAGCCGGCGACGCCGTTCCCGTTCCAGATGGTGCTGGAAGGTGGAGACAAGACTCTGGCGGAACTCATCGCGTCGGTGGAGCGCGGGCTTCTGGTGACGCGCTTCTGGTACATCCGCAACCTGAATCCGAAGACGGTTCAGTTCACCGGGTTGACGCGCGACGGACTCTTCCTGATCGAGAAGGGCCAGGTGACTGCTCCGGTGGTGAACTTCCGGTTCAACGAGAGCCCGGTGCGCCTGCTACAGAACACGCTGGCCATGGGCAAGCCGGTGCGCGTGCGCGGTGGAGAAGGGCAGGGCATGATCGCTCCTCCGCTGCTGGTGAAGGATTTCCCGTTCACGAGCATTAGCGACGCAGTGTAG